The sequence TCACGCCTGCCTTCTTTCCGAACTTTTTTAGTTTGTGCCAAAACTTGCTGTCCGAGTAATGTTGCGAGTAATCATCCTGTACCTCTGTCATCATTTTCACCTCTCCCATCATTTTCACGATACTTTTGTCTACCCTTGCATGAATCGCTTCACACAAGTCAGGTGTTGTACGGATAGTAATGAGCATTGTAAACCAATCCGCACCAACAGACCAGCCCCCAACGGGTATACGGATTTCACACGGCCGCCCTGTACAAGTCTGCACTTCTACTTTGCAATACACAAATACTTCTCTATTTCATAAGTCCCCTGCACAACCTTCAGAAACACCCGGGCATTTCTCAAGAATGCCCTGTTCATTCTTCAAAAACGTCCGTTCGCCTCCCTGTCCCAACTCTCTTATGATGGACTCACCCAGGGAATACAACGCGTCGTGCACGACCTGAAAAGGTTGCCTATCATGAGTCCATTTGAAGAAGTGTTGGAGCAATACGAGCCGATGATCTCCTCGATCATCCGCAAACTGCATATCTACCGCGAGTTCGAACAGTTCCGCCAGGCAGGCCGCATTGCCCTTTGGCAGGCGTGGAGCCGGTTCGATGAAGCAAAGGGGGATTTCGCGCCATTCGCCTACCGTTCCATTTACGGTGCACTGCTCGACGAACTGAAGCGCGAGACACGGTTCAGCGATGTTCATGTCCCGGCGGAAGACGACCTGCTGGAGTACGCAAGCACGGACGCGGACAGCGACACATCGGCCTCCAGCCGGCTGGAAGAAGTGCTGCTGCAGCTGACAGCAGAGGAGAAGGAACTGCTCACCCTGTTATATGATGACCGCGTGACGCAGACGGTCTGCGCCGCCCATTTCGGGATCTCGGTGGCTGGGGTGAAGAAGCGGCGGGAGCGGTTGTTGGGGAAGCTGCGGGGGCAGTTGGGGGATTGAATGGGAACGGGAAAAGGCTTCGCGGGAAAAAAACTCCGCGAAGTTTCTTTTGTCCGAAGAATCGTGGTAGGCGTCTGTGCATCACCCAACTCAGACATTATTCTGATTCGTTTATAAGTTGTACCACACACATGCACTCATAGCTGTATTCAGAGCACCCGTTTAGCAATACTCCTCTTTATCTGCTGGGAAGAGCTTGTTATCATGAGTTTAGTGATTCGTTCCAATTCAGAACCTTGGAATATTATTCAGTTGAAATAGTTTAAACCTATCCTTTTAAGACAGACTTCTTGTTCTGCATTAATTTTTATGGTATGATTTTTACAGGTTAACAAACTGTTATGATATGATTTTCTACTCTGAGAGGACTAAATATCATCTTAGTCTGTGAGAGAATTTACTTCTTCAGTTATGTTACCAAACGACGAATCCGAAATTTGCTTCTTATCCTCTATCATCTATTGTCTATTTTACACATCAAATAGACAAGGAAGTGATAAAGATTAAGAATATAGTGTTAATACTGATTCTGTTTATCATCGTTGTCCTCAAAGCATGATAATCGGTAAGATTAACAGCCACGGAAACAATAGAGTATAGATAGATAAGAAGCCGGCTACGAGTGAACTCCACTCGTAGCCGGCTTCTTTAATAATATGAATTAAAGATCAGAAGCATTTGTGCGATGTACAATTGTTTAGTGTGTCCCCTCTTTTATGCACCCAAGAAATAATTCAAGTGGCAATTATAGCATTGGACTAGTTATATCAGTCCCAATTGAAGACCGACTTCTCAAAAACCAGGTTTCTTTAGGCGTTCCTACAGATTACCGCAGGTAAATAAAAATATGAAATAAGTTATGGATAATGTCGCTTCATTTGACCGGTGAGATGAATAAACGAATCACTAATTACAAAATGTTCAATTTAATTTCTGATCAATTTCATAGAGAGATCGCTGTCCGATAAGGATGGCGGTCTTGCTTTTTTCACTAGCACTGGCGAGTCGTATGCCTTTACAAGCTAAACCCCACTGCATCTTGCCAGGAGAAAAGGTCACCTTGCAACAGCAAATTTGCACCGTCCTATTGCATATCCACCATCCACTCAGCCACCCCCTGCTCATCCCGCTCACTCAGTTCCTGCAGACAGTATGCCATATATGTGTATTGCAAAATAGAAGTGCAGACTTGTGCAAGTGATTTGTACAGAGTCCCGCACTTTTTTGGTGCATAAAAAAAGACTTGCCAGCCACCTCAAGTCCCTCTACTGTATAGGTGTCGAATCTAACAGGTGGAGGTAGGAAAGGATGCTAGCAATGTCTGAGGTTCATTGTATCAAAACACTACGAAATAATAAAGGATTGACCATATCTGAAATCGCCAGGACCATGTCGATCAATTGGCGGACCGCTAAGAAATATGCGGATGACAATCAACTTCCCGAAGTGAAAATAAAAAAACGGAGAGGAATGATGTATGAAAGCAAGTGGGGAGAAATTGTTGGCGACTGGCTGGAAGAGGATGCAAGGGAAAAACGGAAAAGTCGGCGGACCAACAAGCAAATGCATCAGGAGTTGGTGGAGTTAGGATTTACGGGCTCCTATCGGACCCTTTGTGACTTCATCAAAATTTGGCGGGCTTCCAATGACCAGAAAAGCTCGCCTGATACTGAAGCGGAGCGTTTGGAACATCCTCCTGGCCAGGCGCAGGTTGATTTTGGTGTCATGGAAGCTGTTCAAGGGGGCGTCTATAAGGATGTTCGCGCATTGGTGATGTCCTTCCCGGCAAGCAACGCAGCTTTTTGTGTGCCGATGCCATCAGAAAATCAGGAATGTTTCTTGAGTGGATTGAAGATGCTTTTTGCACAAGCAGGGGGTGTTCCGCTCAGTATCCGGATTGACAACTTATCTCCCGCAGTGAAGAAAGTGCGCGGCTCCCACGGAGAGGCAGAATTGACGGATGGCTTCGCCGCTTTCCAGGCGTATTACGGATTTGACGTGCAGGTGTGCAATCCTAACAA comes from Sporosarcina trichiuri and encodes:
- a CDS encoding sigma-70 family RNA polymerase sigma factor, translating into MSPFEEVLEQYEPMISSIIRKLHIYREFEQFRQAGRIALWQAWSRFDEAKGDFAPFAYRSIYGALLDELKRETRFSDVHVPAEDDLLEYASTDADSDTSASSRLEEVLLQLTAEEKELLTLLYDDRVTQTVCAAHFGISVAGVKKRRERLLGKLRGQLGD
- the istA gene encoding IS21 family transposase, coding for MLAMSEVHCIKTLRNNKGLTISEIARTMSINWRTAKKYADDNQLPEVKIKKRRGMMYESKWGEIVGDWLEEDAREKRKSRRTNKQMHQELVELGFTGSYRTLCDFIKIWRASNDQKSSPDTEAERLEHPPGQAQVDFGVMEAVQGGVYKDVRALVMSFPASNAAFCVPMPSENQECFLSGLKMLFAQAGGVPLSIRIDNLSPAVKKVRGSHGEAELTDGFAAFQAYYGFDVQVCNPNKGNEKGHVERKVGYVRYNFFSVPPVMIDWDDLRSQLLKVLTEDRQRLHYTKRKLIEELWQEERQVLLKLPDEAYPVFKQTDVSFNKYSEFKLDNRLIHVPGARKHANLTCVAYWDTFKVITEDGEVLLSDHRPYLEKRRLIPWYEIMKIWRTKRGRSNIPGIVGICRLAYWTTYPSRVEGNARNELNRWFLF